In Tumebacillus amylolyticus, a single window of DNA contains:
- a CDS encoding spore germination protein, with translation MSIWQKVSRWFTVDDSIMDEDFSLVPDDKQDGAEEQQKDSQDPKEPQDQQEPEKAHEIQKPQSEQDPPSDPRPTKRRTTIKPKKIGARADTPEPHDLAPEEDPPAEGPRKVRRPQPKKSQSKNYRPDPKLENLNFKPTYPESLSHDLAENRSTVVQLFQIPRNADFIIRDFTISLDPPLRAFAVFMEGLSDKKIINQHILEPLMLLAAVPHEPKHTSRADLIQKTLVPGNQLTEEAKWDAVKKGILSGSTAVFIEDMNVALLVETKGFEHRSVGDTKVETVVRGPHDAFTEHLRTNTGLVRSRLRTEKLVTEMTEIGELAPTDVAIMYVEGIANPKLIEEVRRRIKDVKVDFLQDSGTLEQFIEDAPGGMVPRMLATERPDRVAVSLAEGYVAVFVGQSSQVLILPTMLWSLLHTAEDAYIRYPFGTLLRVIRFVAFLVAMLLPALYIAVTNYHPEMIPTDLMLTIASSREKVPFPVVIEVLLMEIAIELIREAGIRIPNVIGPTIGIVGALILGQAAVQAGVVSPLLVIVVSVTALAAFTMPNYNMSFAVRTLRFFMIALGAVWGFYGITLGVLILLMQWATIKSFGVPMMTHIAPYKQASEDIILRGPVYQQEVRPGGIYPGLMKRQVRFTRPWDPSVHDSKEAKRRMDEENQALDTEETSQSGRQGGKET, from the coding sequence ATGAGCATCTGGCAAAAGGTCAGTCGATGGTTCACGGTGGACGATTCAATCATGGATGAGGACTTTTCCCTCGTCCCCGATGACAAGCAGGATGGCGCAGAAGAACAACAAAAGGACTCTCAAGATCCCAAAGAACCTCAAGATCAACAAGAGCCTGAGAAGGCACATGAGATTCAAAAACCCCAATCCGAACAAGACCCGCCGTCAGACCCTCGCCCAACCAAACGGCGAACCACGATCAAGCCCAAGAAGATCGGAGCCAGAGCGGACACACCGGAACCGCATGACCTCGCACCCGAAGAGGACCCTCCCGCCGAAGGCCCGCGCAAAGTGCGCCGCCCGCAGCCGAAAAAGTCACAAAGCAAAAACTACCGACCTGATCCTAAATTGGAGAACCTCAATTTCAAACCGACTTACCCCGAGAGCCTGTCTCACGATTTGGCAGAGAATCGCAGTACGGTGGTGCAACTGTTCCAGATCCCGCGCAACGCCGACTTCATCATTCGCGATTTCACGATCTCGCTCGACCCACCGCTGCGGGCGTTCGCTGTGTTCATGGAAGGGCTCAGTGACAAAAAGATCATCAACCAACACATCCTCGAACCGCTGATGTTGCTCGCCGCCGTCCCTCATGAACCCAAACACACCTCTCGTGCGGATCTGATCCAAAAAACGCTCGTCCCCGGCAATCAACTCACGGAGGAAGCGAAATGGGACGCCGTCAAAAAAGGCATCCTCAGCGGATCGACCGCCGTCTTCATCGAGGACATGAACGTCGCGCTCCTCGTCGAGACAAAAGGGTTTGAACACCGCTCGGTCGGCGACACGAAAGTCGAGACCGTCGTCCGCGGTCCGCATGATGCTTTCACAGAACACTTGCGGACCAATACGGGCCTCGTCCGTTCACGCTTGCGCACGGAGAAGTTGGTCACAGAGATGACGGAGATCGGGGAACTCGCCCCGACGGACGTTGCCATCATGTACGTCGAAGGCATCGCCAACCCCAAACTCATTGAGGAAGTTCGACGTCGGATCAAGGACGTGAAAGTCGATTTCCTTCAAGACAGCGGAACTCTCGAACAGTTTATCGAAGACGCACCCGGTGGCATGGTGCCGCGCATGTTGGCCACAGAACGACCGGACCGTGTCGCCGTTTCGCTCGCCGAAGGGTACGTCGCGGTGTTCGTCGGGCAGAGCTCGCAAGTCTTGATCTTGCCGACGATGCTCTGGTCGCTGTTGCATACGGCGGAGGACGCGTACATTCGCTATCCGTTCGGGACACTGTTGCGCGTCATCCGCTTCGTGGCGTTCTTGGTTGCCATGCTGTTGCCCGCGTTGTACATCGCGGTCACGAATTACCACCCGGAGATGATCCCGACCGACCTGATGCTCACCATCGCGTCGTCGCGGGAGAAAGTTCCGTTCCCCGTCGTGATCGAAGTCTTGTTGATGGAGATCGCCATCGAATTGATTCGTGAAGCGGGCATTCGAATTCCGAACGTCATCGGGCCGACGATCGGCATCGTCGGCGCTTTGATCCTCGGCCAAGCCGCCGTGCAGGCGGGCGTTGTGTCTCCCTTGCTCGTCATCGTCGTCTCGGTCACAGCTCTGGCTGCGTTCACGATGCCCAATTACAACATGTCTTTCGCCGTGCGGACTCTGCGCTTCTTCATGATCGCACTCGGGGCGGTCTGGGGCTTCTACGGCATCACGCTCGGGGTGTTGATTTTGTTGATGCAATGGGCGACGATCAAATCGTTTGGCGTTCCGATGATGACCCACATCGCGCCTTACAAACAAGCGTCCGAAGACATCATCTTGCGCGGACCTGTGTATCAGCAGGAAGTACGCCCCGGCGGAATTTACCCGGGGCTGATGAAACGTCAAGTGCGATTTACCCGCCCGTGGGACCCCAGCGTCCATGATTCCAAAGAAGCCAAGCGACGCATGGATGAGGAAAACCAAGCCCTCGATACAGAAGAAACGAGCCAAAGTGGACGGCAAGGAGGGAAAGAGACGTGA
- a CDS encoding endospore germination permease, giving the protein MIKTGHLGKRELLALSVITSIADVSLFYPQQLVMRGSSAAWMIPMLSMLITLGVWALISPVLVRTDKQDLITLCEKSLGRFAMRAMCLLIAFYMIADMTTLARTFTEAVVTTVLPRSPISFIAAPFFLVAAFYAWKGIEGISRVSLVLWSWLAVGLVALLVLNLNWMRPDKIFPLLGYGVMPLITGSGLFLSVFVNILILTLFCSRLRNPKEVRSIGYISTILIGLTYMLVTMAFLMVFSPEAAMRSPFPLYQLGRLIYIGRFIQRLEASFVFIWVVMAVIKMAVTLFMSTYLIATAFRMPVYRPLVAAVTLIVFDLSYYPRSFVETVSFNNKYIVAWSWSIVIVVPLLVTMAYRIRKRGEAKKHEEQERSADAS; this is encoded by the coding sequence GTGATCAAAACCGGACATCTCGGAAAAAGAGAACTGTTGGCGCTCTCCGTCATCACGTCGATTGCCGACGTCTCGCTTTTTTACCCGCAGCAGTTGGTTATGAGAGGGTCGTCGGCTGCCTGGATGATTCCGATGCTCTCAATGCTGATCACGCTCGGCGTATGGGCGCTGATCTCTCCTGTGCTCGTTCGCACAGATAAGCAAGATCTCATCACTCTCTGCGAAAAATCGCTCGGCCGTTTCGCCATGCGCGCGATGTGTTTGCTCATTGCCTTCTATATGATCGCCGACATGACGACGCTTGCCCGCACGTTCACCGAAGCGGTGGTGACGACGGTGTTGCCGCGCTCGCCGATCTCCTTCATTGCAGCACCGTTTTTTTTGGTGGCGGCGTTTTACGCGTGGAAGGGAATCGAGGGCATCTCTCGCGTCTCGTTGGTACTTTGGTCTTGGTTGGCGGTCGGCTTGGTCGCTTTGCTCGTGCTCAATTTGAACTGGATGCGCCCGGACAAGATCTTTCCGCTCTTGGGTTATGGGGTCATGCCACTGATTACGGGGAGCGGGCTTTTTCTCAGCGTATTTGTGAACATCTTGATCCTTACCTTGTTTTGCTCCCGACTGCGCAATCCAAAAGAAGTGCGCTCGATCGGGTACATCAGCACGATCCTCATCGGGTTGACGTACATGCTGGTCACGATGGCGTTTCTCATGGTCTTCTCGCCGGAAGCCGCGATGCGTTCGCCGTTTCCGCTGTACCAATTGGGACGGCTGATCTACATCGGACGTTTCATCCAGCGTTTGGAGGCGTCCTTCGTGTTCATTTGGGTCGTGATGGCGGTGATCAAGATGGCGGTGACGCTTTTCATGTCGACCTACCTGATTGCCACCGCGTTTCGAATGCCCGTCTACCGGCCCTTGGTGGCGGCGGTGACGTTGATTGTGTTCGACCTCTCGTATTACCCGCGCAGTTTCGTGGAGACGGTCAGTTTCAACAACAAATACATCGTCGCTTGGAGTTGGTCCATCGTGATCGTTGTGCCGCTGCTCGTGACGATGGCGTATCGAATTCGCAAGCGTGGGGAGGCGAAGAAGCATGAAGAGCAAGAACGTTCGGCGGACGCTTCTTAG
- a CDS encoding Ger(x)C family spore germination protein, with product MKSKNVRRTLLSLLVVALMGSVFGSGCYDRIELEGMAFVVALGLDKGPNNTIDVTVRIAIPSEMGSGNDGGAGGTQLGASRPMTVRSNTVAGALTLLNSTVERRISLLHLTTIYIGENVAKEGVLNFLGPLVRMRDFRRTVNFFIVPGEAREVFQANQPVLEKSSSRFNESISEIGRHTGLTVTNKLHDFLITTEGSNEDPIAPVIAINRNVQQQAEEAKSQGQGGQAGQGKQKGTRENTMPDAKVSFKPGEVVRMGGNSVEFIGSAIFNRDKLVTYLDGIQTRVLLMIRGELQRTQMDFPDPQQKGKFEAIEIKHARSPQMEVDVKSNPITIKIKQKLEGDLVGVQSTIDYTEESNMRVLEDSIKKTLKQKEEDLVNQMFHEYQVAPFGVFRQARAQFLTEQEMEAFKFRDKLKNAKVSIDVDLNIRRIGVQLAPVQAK from the coding sequence ATGAAGAGCAAGAACGTTCGGCGGACGCTTCTTAGCCTCCTCGTCGTGGCACTGATGGGTTCGGTGTTTGGCAGCGGATGCTACGACCGCATCGAATTGGAGGGGATGGCGTTCGTCGTCGCACTCGGTTTGGACAAAGGGCCGAACAACACAATCGACGTCACCGTCCGAATTGCGATTCCAAGCGAGATGGGCAGCGGGAACGACGGAGGAGCCGGAGGTACGCAGTTAGGAGCCTCACGACCCATGACGGTGCGTTCCAACACGGTCGCAGGGGCATTGACACTTTTAAACTCCACCGTCGAGCGGCGCATCTCGCTGTTGCATTTGACGACGATCTACATCGGAGAGAACGTGGCCAAAGAGGGCGTGCTGAATTTCCTCGGTCCGTTGGTGCGGATGCGCGACTTTCGGCGCACGGTCAATTTCTTCATCGTCCCCGGGGAAGCGCGGGAAGTCTTTCAAGCGAACCAACCGGTCTTGGAAAAATCGTCTTCGCGCTTCAACGAGTCGATCTCGGAGATCGGGCGTCATACCGGGCTTACCGTGACGAACAAACTGCACGACTTTTTGATAACAACAGAGGGATCGAACGAAGATCCGATTGCGCCGGTGATTGCGATCAATCGCAACGTGCAACAGCAAGCGGAAGAAGCGAAGAGTCAAGGTCAGGGCGGACAGGCGGGGCAGGGGAAACAAAAGGGGACACGCGAAAACACCATGCCTGACGCCAAAGTGTCGTTCAAGCCGGGCGAAGTGGTACGCATGGGCGGCAACTCCGTCGAATTCATTGGCTCGGCGATTTTCAATCGAGACAAACTGGTCACCTATCTTGACGGAATTCAAACGCGGGTACTCCTGATGATCCGCGGCGAGTTGCAACGCACGCAGATGGACTTCCCCGACCCGCAGCAGAAAGGGAAGTTCGAAGCGATTGAAATCAAGCATGCCCGTTCGCCGCAGATGGAGGTCGATGTGAAGTCCAACCCGATCACCATCAAGATCAAGCAGAAGCTCGAAGGTGACTTGGTCGGCGTGCAAAGCACCATCGACTATACCGAAGAGAGCAACATGCGTGTGCTGGAAGACTCGATCAAGAAAACGCTCAAGCAAAAAGAGGAAGACTTGGTCAACCAGATGTTTCACGAGTATCAAGTGGCTCCCTTTGGAGTGTTCCGTCAGGCGCGGGCACAGTTTCTCACCGAGCAAGAGATGGAAGCGTTTAAGTTCCGCGACAAGCTTAAAAACGCGAAAGTCAGCATCGATGTCGACTTGAACATCCGTCGCATCGGGGTTCAACTTGCACCGGTACAGGCCAAATAG
- a CDS encoding S8 family peptidase gives MKRSSKWGLITLLTVGLVAPLYWQGSQPAPIRKSVLPAPTSPHVTQLPMHGPTRQTLIQSLQAKKSLGNEGVVARDIARTAALCVRDCRTMLTEISNELSHAKSDGDRQRILESHLSHHSQFVALTYKQDGNTPVQLGKPLNPSLYPQAQSFALRDEFYVSDLYHKPSQQDPKEQIGMTLAVPVLGDSKVTGSLTADVEMGHLMGVMKSQDDEMGTRTQILGANGKNEALASKPSESIGGIKTTKPSSKTAQSKVDGTAWSVHVTSLQDRGRKHALTVPDEILVRFNRTLTQAELQQMSTDINGSLVKTTLRNGYIFRSTKKSPADMIAYFKSKGAVIAEPHMHAHKNDEGSSSATKTSGTSDRVVEQPNDTFYSSNQWNLPLIKADKAWQLSTGDPDVVIAVVDTGVDLNHPDLQGKLVAGRNIIAGTDQPQDDNGHGTHCAGIIAARTNNLEGIAGVNWNSKIMPVKAMNADGSGSVADIADGIAWAADHGADVINLSLGDYEDSDYLHEAIKYAYEKGIVVTAAMGNDGTGEASYPAAYPEVIGVAANDETNETATFSNYGAHCSVSAPGVSIPSTYPDKRYVALSGTSMASPHVAGVAGLLKSINKNLKPSDIRDILQKTADDLGPEGKDDYYGYGEVNVSRAMQAAKETVK, from the coding sequence ATGAAACGGAGTTCCAAATGGGGTCTGATCACCCTGTTGACCGTCGGGCTCGTTGCCCCCTTGTACTGGCAAGGTTCGCAGCCCGCTCCCATACGCAAATCGGTCCTGCCCGCCCCGACGTCCCCGCACGTCACGCAACTTCCGATGCACGGCCCGACCCGTCAAACGCTGATTCAATCGTTGCAAGCCAAGAAAAGCCTAGGCAACGAGGGCGTCGTCGCCCGCGACATCGCCCGCACCGCCGCGCTTTGCGTACGCGATTGCCGCACGATGCTGACGGAGATCTCCAATGAACTCTCCCACGCGAAAAGTGACGGAGATCGTCAACGCATCCTCGAATCGCACCTGTCGCATCATTCGCAATTCGTCGCGCTTACGTATAAACAAGACGGAAACACTCCCGTGCAACTGGGCAAACCGCTCAACCCGAGCCTCTACCCGCAAGCGCAATCCTTCGCCCTGCGCGATGAGTTCTACGTCTCAGACCTTTACCACAAACCGAGCCAACAAGACCCGAAGGAGCAGATCGGGATGACGCTCGCCGTTCCGGTGCTCGGCGATTCGAAAGTCACCGGGTCGCTAACCGCCGACGTCGAGATGGGCCATCTCATGGGCGTCATGAAAAGCCAAGACGACGAGATGGGAACCCGCACGCAAATCCTCGGAGCCAACGGCAAAAATGAAGCGCTCGCTTCCAAACCCTCCGAATCGATCGGCGGAATCAAGACGACCAAACCCAGCTCCAAAACTGCACAATCGAAAGTCGACGGCACAGCCTGGTCGGTTCATGTCACCTCCCTGCAAGACCGTGGTCGCAAACATGCGCTGACCGTTCCCGACGAAATACTCGTTCGGTTCAACCGCACGTTGACACAAGCCGAACTCCAACAGATGAGCACAGATATCAACGGGTCGCTTGTGAAAACCACGCTTCGCAACGGCTATATCTTCCGTTCGACCAAAAAAAGCCCTGCAGACATGATCGCCTACTTTAAAAGCAAAGGCGCCGTGATCGCAGAGCCCCATATGCACGCTCACAAAAACGACGAAGGCTCCTCCTCCGCCACCAAGACCTCCGGCACTTCAGACCGCGTCGTCGAACAACCGAACGACACGTTCTACTCCTCCAACCAATGGAACCTCCCGCTGATCAAAGCGGACAAAGCATGGCAGCTCTCGACCGGCGACCCGGATGTTGTCATCGCCGTCGTGGATACCGGCGTCGATCTAAACCATCCCGACTTGCAAGGCAAGCTCGTCGCAGGCCGCAACATCATCGCGGGCACCGACCAGCCGCAAGATGACAACGGACACGGCACGCACTGTGCCGGAATTATCGCGGCGCGCACCAACAACCTCGAAGGCATCGCCGGCGTGAACTGGAACTCCAAGATCATGCCTGTCAAAGCGATGAACGCCGACGGCAGCGGCTCTGTCGCCGACATCGCGGACGGCATCGCATGGGCCGCCGATCACGGGGCTGATGTGATCAACCTCTCGCTTGGCGACTACGAAGACTCGGACTACCTGCACGAAGCGATCAAATACGCGTATGAGAAGGGAATCGTCGTCACCGCCGCGATGGGCAACGACGGCACAGGAGAAGCGAGCTATCCGGCTGCGTACCCGGAAGTCATCGGGGTTGCTGCGAACGACGAAACCAACGAAACGGCAACTTTTTCAAATTACGGAGCTCATTGCAGCGTGTCTGCACCCGGCGTCTCGATCCCGAGCACCTATCCGGACAAGCGCTATGTCGCCCTCTCCGGCACTTCGATGGCAAGCCCGCACGTCGCCGGCGTGGCAGGTCTCTTGAAATCGATCAACAAAAACCTCAAGCCCTCCGACATCCGCGACATCTTGCAGAAAACCGCCGACGATCTCGGTCCCGAAGGCAAGGACGACTATTACGGCTACGGCGAAGTCAACGTCTCCCGCGCGATGCAAGCGGCAAAGGAAACGGTCAAGTAA
- a CDS encoding DUF2254 family protein, which produces MRTSALHAPAAKVIGHLLMSLLLMGFIFRFTPPFFGGDLDTARNYLATLASTLATILALSVSVIMVAIQLTASKYTHRVLDFFVRFPYNASLLAFYLGTIVHAIYLLSRIQDTPEDQPPTYIDQGMSADLLLLIACFFSLLIYLYNVIQLLKPETIVSGIQREYVSCYRSGDYLSALDKVEQICDIAKKAVSEMDAVTADHCVENIAEMMHLAKLPSQQADDVLWYHERIVGQLVGIASITFKERELVVSKRVLEELQEMGMRYAESGSLKAASTVLDAYALIVRNNLVGQQMMNMIQQSVESIFSITCHVVKNRPLCAETRQFVLQSFRNLGEIGKLVLKSESYGHSFVAKCIVSHAFGQLLSTLISNNGIERMGLVKALLFEYMKLTRRLILKSEIGDIVQITTWLRKEMIPYRSEPDRVYPYLYLYMLLTSSSLYLRRTDVVMLFVRAVGKYFAPDEELLYTLCKSRIEIRHFYDYHEPERYLINVFVLWRSYHAYTQMYPFGPERKVELGDTVEDKELWRDLFDGMDPDEFLGQDAAH; this is translated from the coding sequence ATGCGCACATCAGCGCTTCATGCACCAGCCGCCAAAGTAATCGGGCATCTGTTGATGTCGCTCTTGCTGATGGGGTTCATCTTCCGCTTCACGCCGCCGTTTTTTGGCGGGGATTTGGATACGGCGCGCAACTACCTCGCGACGCTTGCCTCGACGCTTGCGACGATTCTCGCGCTCTCCGTGTCTGTGATCATGGTCGCGATTCAATTGACGGCGAGCAAGTACACGCACCGGGTGCTGGACTTTTTTGTGCGGTTTCCTTATAACGCTTCTCTGTTGGCGTTTTACTTGGGCACCATCGTGCATGCGATCTACTTGCTCTCCCGCATTCAAGACACGCCCGAAGATCAGCCCCCGACGTACATCGACCAAGGGATGAGCGCCGATCTGCTGCTGTTGATCGCTTGTTTTTTCTCCCTCTTGATCTATCTGTACAACGTCATTCAACTCCTGAAGCCGGAGACGATCGTGTCGGGCATTCAGCGTGAGTACGTGTCCTGCTACCGAAGCGGCGACTATCTCTCCGCATTGGACAAAGTTGAGCAAATCTGCGACATTGCGAAGAAAGCGGTCAGTGAAATGGACGCCGTGACCGCCGATCACTGTGTCGAGAACATCGCCGAGATGATGCATCTCGCGAAATTACCCTCTCAGCAGGCGGATGACGTGCTGTGGTACCACGAGCGGATCGTCGGGCAATTGGTCGGCATCGCGAGCATCACGTTCAAAGAACGGGAGTTGGTCGTCTCCAAGCGCGTGCTGGAAGAACTGCAAGAGATGGGGATGCGCTATGCGGAAAGCGGGTCGTTGAAAGCGGCGAGCACGGTGTTGGACGCGTATGCGCTGATCGTGCGCAACAACCTCGTCGGACAGCAGATGATGAATATGATTCAGCAGTCGGTCGAGTCGATTTTCTCCATCACTTGCCATGTTGTAAAAAATCGTCCGCTCTGTGCCGAGACGCGACAATTTGTGCTCCAATCCTTTCGCAATCTCGGCGAGATCGGCAAGCTGGTGTTGAAAAGCGAATCCTACGGGCACAGTTTCGTCGCCAAGTGCATCGTTTCGCATGCGTTCGGGCAACTGCTCAGCACGCTGATTTCAAACAACGGGATCGAGCGGATGGGCTTGGTCAAAGCGTTGCTGTTTGAATATATGAAGCTCACACGGCGGTTGATCTTGAAGTCGGAGATCGGCGACATCGTCCAGATTACGACGTGGTTGCGCAAGGAGATGATCCCCTACCGAAGCGAGCCGGATCGGGTGTATCCGTATCTCTACTTGTACATGTTGCTGACCTCTTCGTCGCTGTACTTGCGTCGCACGGATGTGGTGATGCTCTTCGTGCGGGCGGTGGGGAAGTATTTTGCCCCGGACGAGGAGTTGCTGTACACGCTTTGCAAGAGCCGGATCGAGATTCGGCATTTCTATGACTACCATGAGCCGGAGCGCTATCTGATCAACGTGTTCGTGCTGTGGCGGTCGTATCACGCCTATACGCAGATGTACCCGTTTGGACCGGAACGCAAAGTGGAACTCGGGGATACGGTGGAAGACAAAGAACTGTGGCGCGACTTGTTTGACGGGATGGACCCGGATGAATTCTTGGGGCAGGATGCGGCGCATTGA
- a CDS encoding phosphotransferase family protein has product MFVFQGREYEAIPLGKQTHNGVYTVDRYLVKTYRTRWKQAHEIFAMEALADVLPVPKIVERGMWTEKKEGTDAGLPYLLITKLPGETVDSLWAFLSREEKVKIVRTAGEWLRKMHDALPMSFIGLLDEHGQSRGGYFSGWGDYLASDVRRWQGMLEKQGIGTEADASRLKAMTELVVSKQSELNGVRETSFLHRDFGLRNLLMTGDGELSGVIDFEHGLAGDPWSDLVRMAAENLFADEELLGVYTTAYLRRPMNASERDRLLTYLAHHAVSQFGYGWREGVEEEVNHARTLMRWVAANTFD; this is encoded by the coding sequence ATGTTCGTGTTTCAAGGACGAGAGTATGAAGCCATCCCGCTGGGGAAACAAACGCACAACGGCGTGTACACAGTGGATCGATATCTGGTAAAAACGTACCGCACCCGCTGGAAGCAAGCGCATGAAATCTTTGCGATGGAGGCGTTGGCCGACGTCTTGCCGGTGCCGAAGATCGTAGAGCGGGGAATGTGGACGGAGAAAAAGGAAGGCACGGACGCGGGCCTTCCTTATTTGCTCATAACGAAGTTGCCGGGGGAAACGGTGGATTCGTTGTGGGCTTTTTTGTCGCGTGAGGAAAAAGTGAAGATCGTGCGCACGGCGGGGGAGTGGTTGCGCAAGATGCACGATGCGCTCCCGATGTCGTTCATCGGACTCCTCGACGAGCACGGACAGTCCCGAGGCGGTTACTTCTCGGGTTGGGGCGACTACCTCGCCTCCGATGTGCGACGTTGGCAAGGCATGCTGGAAAAGCAAGGAATCGGTACGGAAGCGGATGCAAGTCGTTTGAAAGCCATGACCGAACTTGTGGTTTCCAAGCAGAGTGAACTCAACGGAGTCAGGGAGACGAGTTTTCTGCACCGTGACTTTGGGTTGCGCAATTTGTTGATGACGGGCGATGGAGAACTTTCCGGTGTGATCGACTTCGAGCACGGTTTGGCGGGGGACCCGTGGTCGGATCTCGTACGCATGGCGGCCGAGAACCTGTTTGCGGATGAGGAGTTGCTCGGGGTGTATACGACCGCCTATTTGAGACGTCCGATGAACGCTTCTGAACGCGACAGACTGCTCACGTACCTCGCCCACCATGCCGTCTCTCAATTTGGGTACGGCTGGCGAGAGGGCGTTGAGGAGGAGGTCAACCACGCCCGCACTTTGATGCGATGGGTCGCCGCCAACACGTTTGACTGA
- a CDS encoding S-layer homology domain-containing protein, whose translation MRKLVLGVSTCGILMSASMAGAATPFVDIAQSYAKQQIQDLYQRGIISGKGQGVYDPTAPITREEFVTMLGRTLGLKPLPSVVPAFTDVPATRWSYPWVQAGNALDIISGTSNTTFAPDDAITREQAAKLLVKAMESNITAGTTAEASVQVPFSDARLTSDWAKPYVYDADRFGLMHGDGGNFRPNAPITREETAVVLSRILEKGVPVSAQPTFEPPIQLGWQFGETDAAFQQKVEASGTINTVSPRWFFLQENYLVKDYGNTAMVDWAHQRGQKIWPLVGNHFNQVLTHLYISQPDKRTKLIQDVLDMATQYDVDGLNIDFEGLVASDRADFTAFIQELSTAAHAKDMQISVDLPPNFKSDFTSAYDYATLAKSADYLVLMGYDEHWNTSPTAGSVSSLPWLKKGIDSFLAAMPASQVIVGVPLYTRDWTVSGGRPLAQELTLPMQSTNLAGATSTWDASVGQYVATYSKSGVAHTIWVEDSRSLALKYSAALDRRVAGMAYWRIGGETSDIWTSLQNVSSYKKETSPTS comes from the coding sequence ATGCGCAAGTTGGTTCTGGGCGTCTCCACATGTGGAATTCTGATGTCTGCAAGTATGGCGGGTGCTGCAACGCCGTTTGTCGATATCGCGCAAAGCTATGCAAAACAACAGATTCAAGACCTCTACCAACGAGGCATAATTTCGGGTAAAGGTCAAGGAGTTTACGACCCGACAGCTCCGATTACCCGCGAAGAATTTGTCACGATGCTCGGCCGCACACTCGGTCTCAAGCCGTTGCCAAGCGTCGTACCGGCGTTCACCGACGTGCCGGCAACCCGCTGGTCCTACCCGTGGGTGCAGGCGGGCAATGCATTGGACATCATCAGCGGCACGAGCAACACAACGTTCGCTCCCGACGATGCGATCACCCGTGAACAAGCGGCGAAATTGCTGGTCAAAGCGATGGAATCCAACATTACGGCGGGCACAACCGCTGAAGCGTCTGTACAAGTACCGTTCTCCGACGCGAGACTTACGTCCGACTGGGCGAAACCGTATGTCTATGATGCAGACCGCTTTGGCCTGATGCACGGCGACGGAGGGAACTTCCGCCCGAACGCCCCGATTACCCGCGAAGAGACGGCGGTTGTCCTCTCGCGCATTTTGGAAAAAGGAGTTCCCGTTTCTGCGCAACCGACCTTCGAACCACCGATCCAACTGGGCTGGCAATTCGGCGAAACGGACGCCGCTTTTCAACAAAAAGTGGAAGCGTCCGGCACGATCAACACCGTGTCACCGCGCTGGTTTTTCCTCCAAGAGAACTACCTGGTCAAGGATTACGGCAACACCGCGATGGTCGACTGGGCTCACCAACGCGGTCAAAAAATCTGGCCGTTGGTCGGCAACCACTTCAACCAAGTGCTGACCCATCTCTACATCAGTCAGCCCGACAAGCGCACGAAACTCATCCAAGACGTACTGGACATGGCAACCCAGTACGACGTAGACGGCTTGAACATCGACTTCGAAGGTCTGGTGGCAAGCGACCGTGCAGACTTCACGGCGTTCATCCAAGAACTGTCCACCGCGGCACATGCCAAAGACATGCAGATCTCCGTCGACCTGCCGCCGAATTTCAAATCCGATTTCACTTCGGCGTATGACTATGCAACGCTTGCCAAGAGCGCGGACTATCTCGTGCTGATGGGCTATGACGAACACTGGAACACAAGTCCGACTGCGGGCTCCGTCTCTTCGCTCCCGTGGTTGAAAAAAGGCATCGACAGTTTCCTCGCGGCGATGCCCGCTTCGCAAGTCATCGTCGGGGTGCCGCTGTACACCCGCGATTGGACGGTCTCGGGCGGCAGACCGCTTGCGCAAGAACTGACCCTGCCCATGCAAAGCACGAACCTCGCGGGAGCCACCTCTACGTGGGACGCGAGCGTCGGGCAGTACGTGGCCACGTACAGCAAGAGCGGCGTCGCCCACACCATCTGGGTGGAAGACTCCCGCTCGCTCGCCCTCAAGTACAGCGCCGCTCTCGACCGCCGCGTAGCCGGCATGGCGTACTGGCGCATCGGCGGGGAGACTTCGGACATCTGGACGAGCTTGCAAAACGTGTCTTCTTACAAAAAGGAGACCAGCCCTACATCGTAG